From Candidatus Kapaibacterium sp., the proteins below share one genomic window:
- a CDS encoding flagellar protein translates to MTEINGINVPFIPAGGVERLKSERSMPLNGIEKNAFNEVLTEEISKLKFSNHATKRINGRDIELSEVDMMRLEHAVEKAESKNSKDSLVILDETAFIVNVTNRTIVTLINKNQLNDNVITQIDSAVFA, encoded by the coding sequence ATGACTGAGATAAACGGTATCAATGTTCCTTTTATTCCTGCCGGAGGAGTCGAAAGACTCAAATCCGAAAGGTCAATGCCTTTAAACGGCATTGAAAAGAACGCTTTTAATGAAGTGCTGACTGAGGAAATCAGTAAACTCAAATTTTCCAATCACGCTACAAAGCGTATTAACGGTCGGGATATTGAGCTTAGTGAAGTTGATATGATGCGATTAGAACACGCTGTAGAAAAAGCTGAATCCAAAAACTCGAAGGACTCGCTTGTTATTTTGGATGAAACAGCTTTTATTGTGAATGTTACAAACAGGACGATTGTGACATTGATTAACAAGAATCAGTTGAATGACAATGTAATTACACAAATTGATTCTGCAGTATTTGCATAA
- a CDS encoding flagellar hook-length control protein FliK, producing MIAFNVGMPEQSVVLADGKIYATDNLLGSDFSAEFASALATNQLKADSDKSDNSLIAIEGDIAIAELASIPEKSELSDVNISPEGQISSPIPNVIGESDIAPLNPNPLNPTFTSEHIESESELILNSDKVVKNSDVNIGQVKDDIASQNGELITPNSSAMSTKVESKVSLKATEQTLVMNQQAIKIENVEINPQSNPINQSESANTQNTEIGSILTNGTKSEKSTQEPKIIPEINVNPVSKLNTSESTEKSVIQPNTEQKQSNTESKSEKNVVEIISQIIPNKNQNQIFQPTSKLFTNNVVEIPQTNDNVHLKITIDGIINNLANSNQLAPKTEQNTQAQQSLEHLTLLSKGIFSKNLDFATQIPNKTHTANEPTITKLPNAEAAIVGSNQVKNDQQVGILHRIVQNSEYIARNIETSNAKSDDNSPKEEKSNQQSNEKSPATKENTFVNQVKGESHKADSELKLNENIDVTVKLPKQSDNTEISELYNKISPFVQKSNNILVNNHILTDSETPTKEFARVKLSDIPRRIMQLATNQASDGISSAKLVMHPKSLGTIVVHLEIVKNVVKLHLTGEKREALSAVESTIGMLKERLHSKGLVLDNVEYNLNDSNEQANSGKHNQTEKEQKQIKRTYNNEKLSESSDGNDKLHDNKILRHDNGTIVEKYI from the coding sequence ATGATTGCCTTTAATGTCGGGATGCCTGAACAATCCGTTGTTTTGGCTGATGGTAAAATATATGCGACTGATAACTTGCTCGGCTCGGATTTTAGTGCCGAATTTGCAAGTGCTTTGGCAACTAATCAACTCAAAGCGGACTCCGACAAATCCGACAATAGCTTAATTGCTATCGAAGGCGATATTGCAATTGCCGAACTTGCATCAATTCCCGAAAAATCGGAATTGAGCGATGTCAATATTAGCCCCGAAGGTCAAATCTCTTCACCAATTCCAAATGTCATTGGCGAATCTGATATTGCACCCCTAAACCCAAACCCTTTAAATCCAACTTTTACATCTGAACATATCGAATCGGAATCCGAATTAATTTTGAATTCCGATAAAGTTGTAAAAAATAGCGATGTTAATATTGGACAAGTGAAAGACGATATTGCATCTCAGAACGGCGAATTAATTACACCAAATTCATCGGCAATGTCCACAAAGGTTGAGTCCAAAGTCTCATTAAAAGCGACTGAACAGACTTTGGTGATGAATCAACAAGCAATTAAAATTGAGAACGTGGAGATTAATCCCCAATCAAATCCAATTAATCAAAGCGAATCTGCAAACACCCAAAATACAGAAATCGGCAGCATTTTAACCAACGGAACAAAATCGGAAAAAAGCACGCAAGAACCTAAAATAATCCCTGAAATAAATGTAAATCCCGTAAGCAAACTCAATACATCTGAAAGCACCGAAAAAAGTGTTATTCAGCCAAATACCGAGCAAAAGCAATCCAACACTGAATCTAAATCCGAGAAAAATGTAGTTGAGATTATTAGCCAAATAATTCCCAATAAAAATCAAAATCAAATATTTCAGCCAACATCGAAATTATTCACAAATAATGTTGTTGAAATTCCTCAAACAAATGATAATGTTCACCTCAAAATTACGATTGACGGCATAATCAATAATTTGGCGAATTCTAATCAATTGGCTCCAAAAACTGAGCAGAACACTCAAGCTCAACAAAGTTTAGAACATTTGACATTATTATCCAAAGGTATTTTCAGTAAAAATCTTGATTTTGCGACTCAAATACCGAACAAAACGCATACTGCCAATGAGCCAACAATAACCAAGTTACCAAATGCGGAAGCTGCGATAGTTGGTTCAAATCAAGTAAAAAATGACCAACAAGTCGGTATTTTGCATAGAATTGTTCAAAATTCGGAATATATTGCTAGAAATATAGAAACTTCAAACGCGAAATCTGATGATAATTCGCCAAAAGAAGAAAAATCAAACCAACAATCTAACGAAAAAAGCCCTGCAACGAAAGAAAATACTTTTGTAAACCAAGTCAAAGGCGAGAGCCATAAGGCAGATTCGGAGTTGAAGCTCAACGAAAATATTGATGTGACGGTGAAATTGCCAAAGCAAAGTGATAATACGGAAATAAGTGAATTATATAACAAAATTTCGCCATTTGTTCAAAAATCCAACAATATATTGGTTAATAATCATATACTTACGGATTCTGAAACACCGACAAAAGAATTTGCACGGGTCAAACTAAGCGATATTCCACGTCGAATCATGCAGTTAGCCACGAATCAGGCTTCAGATGGGATTTCATCTGCCAAATTAGTGATGCATCCTAAATCGCTCGGCACGATAGTTGTGCATCTTGAGATAGTGAAGAACGTAGTCAAATTACATTTGACCGGTGAAAAAAGGGAAGCTCTGTCGGCGGTAGAATCAACTATAGGAATGTTGAAAGAGAGATTACATAGCAAGGGACTGGTACTCGACAATGTGGAATACAACTTGAATGATTCAAATGAGCAAGCCAATTCGGGCAAACACAATCAAACGGAAAAAGAACAAAAGCAGATTAAACGTACTTACAATAATGAAAAATTATCAGAAAGCAGCGACGGAAACGACAAATTGCATGATAACAAGATTTTAAGACACGATAACGGCACAATAGTTGAAAAATATATCTAA
- a CDS encoding flagellar FliJ family protein, whose amino-acid sequence MAKKFNFRLESVLKLRSEKVLQAQDSLYQVQRVRLEKEKIIDNYHQLKKELNYEDKKFLKAANLQAISNHKEHLNHEIERLGKEKQQILEIEEFRRHKLSKAMVDERALEKLKERKMNEHSEALKSEESKFFDEVARNLIKE is encoded by the coding sequence ATGGCTAAAAAATTCAATTTCAGACTCGAATCTGTACTAAAATTACGAAGTGAAAAAGTACTTCAGGCACAAGATTCATTGTATCAAGTCCAAAGAGTACGTCTCGAAAAAGAAAAAATCATTGATAACTATCACCAATTGAAAAAAGAGCTCAACTACGAAGACAAAAAATTCTTGAAAGCGGCAAATTTGCAGGCGATTTCTAACCATAAAGAGCATTTGAACCACGAAATTGAAAGATTGGGGAAGGAAAAACAGCAAATTCTCGAAATCGAAGAATTCCGCAGACATAAATTAAGTAAGGCAATGGTGGACGAAAGAGCCTTGGAGAAACTTAAGGAAAGAAAAATGAATGAACACTCAGAAGCACTTAAAAGCGAAGAATCGAAATTTTTCGACGAAGTTGCCCGAAATCTTATCAAGGAATAG
- a CDS encoding FliI/YscN family ATPase produces the protein MLIAEKIENGLIKALTRPQNYVLKGKVNKVVGLVLESDGPKAPIGEICILKDRNGKEVTKTEIVGFKDGRKILSMVLGDLSSISPGMEIEATGKTLSISVGDGLLGRIVDGLCNPIDGKGLIRSRESRSIYAQPPNPLQRSRITEPIYTRIRAIDGMLTIGKGQRVGIFSGSGVGKSTLLGMIARNTSADINVIALIGERGREVKEFIERDLGEEGLKRSIVVVATSDAPALVRVKAALVATTIAESFRDRGLDVMLMMDSVTRLAMAQREVGLTIGEPPTTKGYTPSVFSTLQKTMERAGTSHIGSITGLYTVLVEGDDMNEPIADAARGILDGHIVLSRKLASLGHYPAIDVLESISRVRNDIITPKHKDSAALLAELLATYKIAEDLISVGAYQKGINLKTDKAVAFHDIINMFLMQKSDEVSDFEETTGSILSIKEMIDQTTLKK, from the coding sequence ATGCTAATAGCAGAAAAAATAGAAAACGGATTGATAAAGGCTTTAACTCGTCCGCAGAATTACGTTTTGAAAGGCAAAGTCAATAAGGTTGTCGGTTTGGTTTTGGAAAGCGATGGTCCCAAAGCACCAATTGGCGAAATTTGTATTTTAAAAGACAGAAACGGCAAAGAAGTCACAAAAACTGAAATTGTCGGATTCAAAGATGGCAGAAAAATTTTATCAATGGTACTTGGAGATTTGAGTAGCATTTCTCCTGGTATGGAAATTGAAGCTACCGGCAAAACTTTAAGCATTAGCGTAGGTGACGGTTTATTAGGGCGAATTGTGGACGGACTTTGCAATCCGATTGACGGCAAAGGGCTCATCCGAAGCCGCGAATCACGTTCGATATACGCACAACCGCCAAACCCACTCCAAAGAAGTCGAATCACAGAGCCGATTTATACTCGAATTCGCGCTATTGACGGAATGCTTACAATCGGCAAAGGGCAACGTGTAGGCATATTTTCAGGCTCAGGCGTGGGCAAATCTACTCTGCTCGGTATGATTGCACGTAATACTTCCGCCGATATAAATGTGATAGCATTAATTGGCGAACGCGGCAGAGAAGTCAAAGAATTTATCGAAAGAGACCTTGGCGAAGAAGGGCTGAAACGCTCAATTGTAGTAGTTGCCACAAGTGATGCCCCGGCATTAGTCAGGGTGAAAGCTGCACTCGTAGCAACCACAATCGCCGAATCATTTCGCGATAGAGGCTTAGACGTGATGCTAATGATGGATTCGGTCACCAGATTGGCAATGGCACAACGCGAAGTTGGACTTACCATCGGCGAGCCACCTACAACCAAAGGTTACACGCCATCGGTATTCAGTACTCTGCAAAAAACTATGGAACGTGCCGGTACATCACACATCGGCTCTATTACAGGGCTTTATACCGTGCTTGTAGAAGGTGATGACATGAACGAGCCTATTGCCGATGCCGCAAGAGGCATTTTGGACGGGCATATTGTTTTATCCAGGAAATTGGCTTCATTGGGGCATTATCCGGCGATTGACGTTTTGGAAAGCATCAGTCGGGTCAGAAATGATATTATCACACCAAAGCACAAAGATTCCGCTGCACTGTTGGCGGAATTACTCGCTACGTATAAAATTGCGGAAGATTTAATCAGCGTTGGTGCATACCAAAAAGGAATAAATCTCAAAACAGACAAAGCAGTAGCTTTCCATGATATAATCAACATGTTCCTGATGCAAAAGTCTGATGAAGTAAGCGATTTTGAAGAGACTACGGGTTCTATTTTGAGCATTAAAGAAATGATAGACCAAACTACTCTAAAAAAATAA
- a CDS encoding FliH/SctL family protein: MGEIIIKIPRHKSHVKIIRSERAFEQQIKEHKFKDLSYNKAKEAAKAIVENEELNQPKVPDKPVFIEKFAFSESNQPISISLNNITRGLISLEEAKVEVQNAYDKGFQDGQESSGAAYEKELNDHRTWIKSVHTILEQMRSDFSDEILLLEKSSVKVAIIITEHLIQREIERDNNLIFQLVRKAINSIDEESIMKLSVNPEDYEIINSQRPKLFNDKTLGRTVEISSDEEVDRGGCILHTDAGIVDARISTQLESIRMVIEEETDKESGIDEFFE, translated from the coding sequence ATGGGCGAAATAATAATAAAAATACCGCGACACAAAAGTCATGTCAAAATCATTCGCTCAGAGAGGGCATTCGAACAACAAATCAAAGAACATAAGTTCAAGGATTTGTCCTACAATAAAGCAAAAGAAGCCGCTAAAGCGATAGTTGAAAACGAAGAGTTAAATCAACCTAAAGTACCCGATAAACCGGTTTTTATCGAAAAATTTGCATTTTCGGAATCAAATCAGCCAATCAGCATTTCGCTAAATAATATCACACGTGGATTAATTTCGCTCGAAGAAGCAAAAGTTGAAGTGCAAAATGCCTACGACAAAGGTTTTCAAGATGGGCAGGAATCATCCGGTGCTGCTTATGAAAAAGAGCTAAATGACCATCGAACTTGGATTAAAAGCGTTCATACGATTCTCGAGCAAATGCGTTCAGATTTTTCCGATGAAATTCTTCTTCTTGAAAAATCTTCTGTCAAAGTCGCAATTATTATTACCGAGCACTTGATTCAACGCGAAATCGAACGAGACAATAATCTCATTTTCCAATTAGTTCGCAAAGCAATTAATTCGATAGATGAAGAATCTATCATGAAATTGTCTGTCAATCCCGAAGATTACGAAATCATAAACAGCCAACGACCAAAGCTATTCAACGACAAAACTTTGGGTAGAACTGTTGAAATTTCGTCCGATGAAGAGGTGGACCGTGGCGGATGTATTTTGCACACAGATGCAGGAATTGTAGATGCACGTATCTCGACTCAATTGGAGAGCATCCGAATGGTAATCGAAGAGGAAACAGACAAAGAGTCCGGAATTGATGAGTTTTTTGAATAA
- the fliG gene encoding flagellar motor switch protein FliG: MKKQVIQVSELSGRQKAAVLLMSMDIDVAAKVFRELEMKEVEQIAVEISHLRDLPPNVVEDVIEEFYELMTAQSFMVEGGIEYAQILLEKTYGVERAREIIEKIRVLTTVRGFNILKKADPQQLASFLSKEHPQTIALILSHLPPDQSAEVLAEFKDDIRTETIMRIATIGKVSPQLVSEIEFVVDEIAEATLSQNLAQAGGAQLVANILNKSVTGIAKSMLENIEEKRPDMAIEIKRLMFLFEDIILIDDKSIQRILRDVDKKDLALSLKVADEKIRTKIFKNMSERAAAVVKEELEFMGPVKLKDVEGAQMRIVDVIKELEESEEITVGGRGKEDVFV; this comes from the coding sequence ATGAAAAAGCAAGTAATTCAAGTGAGTGAACTCTCAGGCAGACAAAAAGCTGCCGTCCTACTCATGTCTATGGATATAGATGTGGCAGCAAAAGTATTCCGAGAGCTTGAGATGAAGGAAGTGGAACAAATTGCTGTAGAAATAAGTCATTTGCGAGATTTGCCACCAAATGTCGTAGAAGACGTAATCGAAGAATTCTATGAATTGATGACTGCCCAAAGCTTTATGGTCGAAGGCGGCATCGAATATGCTCAGATATTACTCGAAAAAACTTATGGAGTCGAACGTGCTCGTGAAATAATCGAAAAAATTCGAGTGTTAACCACTGTACGTGGTTTCAATATACTCAAAAAAGCAGACCCGCAGCAATTGGCAAGTTTCCTCTCCAAAGAGCATCCCCAAACAATCGCACTTATATTATCTCACTTGCCTCCAGACCAATCCGCAGAAGTTTTGGCTGAATTTAAAGATGATATTCGCACCGAGACTATCATGAGAATTGCTACTATTGGCAAAGTATCACCACAACTTGTATCCGAAATTGAATTTGTTGTGGATGAAATCGCCGAAGCTACATTGTCCCAAAATTTAGCACAAGCAGGTGGTGCCCAACTTGTAGCCAATATATTGAACAAAAGCGTTACAGGAATTGCCAAATCTATGCTCGAGAATATCGAAGAAAAGCGTCCGGATATGGCTATCGAAATCAAGCGCCTCATGTTCTTGTTCGAAGATATTATTCTTATTGATGATAAGAGTATTCAGAGGATTTTGCGAGATGTGGACAAAAAGGATTTGGCTCTGTCGCTCAAAGTTGCCGACGAAAAAATCAGAACGAAAATCTTCAAGAATATGTCCGAACGTGCTGCCGCAGTTGTCAAAGAAGAACTCGAATTCATGGGTCCTGTCAAACTGAAAGACGTAGAAGGTGCCCAGATGCGCATCGTGGACGTTATCAAAGAATTGGAAGAAAGTGAAGAAATCACTGTCGGTGGCAGAGGTAAAGAGGATGTGTTTGTTTAA
- the fliF gene encoding flagellar M-ring protein FliF yields MADANFFQQMKSFFSDLVLWQKVMIIASPIVIIGALVLIIAAGSDKEYSVLYTSLEQQDASKIIESLKTQQIKYKIADGGSTILVEKDKMLEARINLAGEGLPESGIVGYELFDKTNLGMSEFVQKLNYRRALEGELSKTISSIDEVQKARVHLVIPEKALFQKDQKKPTASVTLRLKSGKNLNQRTVTGIQTMVSSSIEGMNSDDVTVVDQKGKLISEPPHDLTSVAGLTSQQLEQQRKVEEHLTAKVQSMLDMAIGVDNSNVRVTAELDFTQIEQTKTDYDPDRQVIRSEQTIAGTNKSSDSLSYPAVNMDQENSNIISNYEIAQTVEHIIHSTGGVKRLSVAAMINGTYTIADSSGTRYYAYIPRSDEEINKMTEIIKNAIGFDPSRNDQISVLGVQFDTIADELEPLTVHQAMWYDDPENRKLIVLAIAMIIAFLIMYRLLQSKQVKERMRIAMELPQKFDMELEDEIEEVHDRLEDLDIDENDMLLLPADLPEQFLLEGEREEQLLERGEPAAMLDDTTFDKTSLAERARVQINEAFAPKLTEDAMMKIELKNKVEEYLDEQTEDAIRLIRLLISQDRNA; encoded by the coding sequence ATGGCTGATGCAAATTTCTTTCAACAAATGAAAAGTTTCTTCTCTGACCTTGTCTTATGGCAAAAAGTGATGATTATAGCATCGCCGATTGTTATTATTGGGGCATTAGTTTTAATTATTGCAGCCGGCTCCGACAAAGAATACAGCGTGCTATACACAAGTTTGGAGCAACAAGACGCTTCAAAAATTATCGAAAGTCTAAAAACGCAACAAATAAAATATAAAATCGCCGACGGCGGTTCAACAATATTAGTAGAAAAGGACAAGATGCTGGAAGCCAGAATTAATCTGGCAGGCGAAGGATTGCCCGAATCCGGCATCGTTGGTTATGAATTATTCGACAAAACAAATCTCGGCATGTCCGAATTTGTTCAGAAATTGAATTATCGCCGAGCTTTAGAAGGCGAGCTTTCAAAAACGATTTCGTCAATTGATGAAGTCCAAAAAGCAAGAGTGCATTTAGTTATTCCCGAAAAAGCCCTATTTCAAAAAGACCAAAAAAAACCTACTGCTTCGGTCACTTTAAGATTGAAATCGGGAAAAAACCTCAATCAACGTACAGTTACCGGCATCCAAACTATGGTTTCGAGTAGTATCGAAGGTATGAACTCTGACGATGTTACTGTTGTTGACCAAAAAGGGAAATTGATTTCCGAGCCACCACACGATTTGACAAGTGTTGCAGGATTGACTTCACAACAGTTGGAGCAACAACGCAAAGTGGAGGAACATTTGACGGCGAAAGTTCAAAGTATGTTGGATATGGCTATAGGAGTTGATAATTCTAATGTCCGAGTGACGGCAGAGCTTGACTTTACTCAAATTGAACAAACAAAAACAGATTACGACCCCGATAGACAAGTTATCCGAAGCGAACAAACTATCGCCGGAACAAACAAATCATCGGATTCGTTGAGCTATCCTGCGGTCAATATGGACCAGGAAAATTCAAACATTATCTCCAATTATGAAATTGCCCAAACCGTCGAACATATTATTCATAGCACAGGTGGAGTCAAAAGATTGTCAGTTGCGGCTATGATTAACGGAACTTACACTATAGCAGATTCGAGCGGCACAAGATATTATGCCTACATCCCCCGAAGCGATGAAGAAATTAACAAAATGACAGAAATCATCAAAAATGCTATCGGATTTGACCCATCAAGAAATGACCAAATATCAGTTCTTGGTGTCCAATTCGATACCATAGCCGATGAATTGGAGCCGTTGACCGTTCATCAAGCAATGTGGTATGATGACCCCGAGAACAGAAAGCTTATTGTATTGGCTATTGCCATGATTATTGCCTTTTTGATTATGTATAGACTGCTCCAATCCAAACAAGTCAAAGAGCGGATGCGTATAGCAATGGAATTGCCACAAAAATTTGACATGGAATTGGAAGATGAAATAGAAGAAGTGCATGACCGATTGGAAGACCTCGACATTGATGAAAACGATATGTTGTTGCTTCCTGCAGATTTGCCGGAGCAATTCCTTTTAGAAGGCGAACGTGAAGAACAACTACTCGAAAGAGGCGAACCTGCTGCTATGTTGGACGACACTACTTTCGACAAAACTTCTTTAGCAGAACGTGCAAGGGTGCAAATCAACGAAGCATTTGCTCCGAAGCTGACCGAAGATGCTATGATGAAAATTGAATTGAAGAATAAAGTTGAAGAATATCTTGACGAGCAAACCGAAGATGCAATCAGATTAATCAGATTGCTTATCTCGCAAGATAGAAATGCTTAA
- the fliE gene encoding flagellar hook-basal body complex protein FliE, producing MIINEIKKDGEFLPLTWQKESAQPTPASGTKFSDTLKEMITDVNHLQKESGDMTERLIKGEPVEIHDVMIASQKARTAFQLLLELRNKGLDLYREVNRMQV from the coding sequence ATGATTATAAACGAAATCAAAAAAGATGGCGAATTTTTGCCATTGACGTGGCAGAAAGAATCTGCACAGCCAACTCCTGCATCCGGCACCAAATTCAGTGATACCCTGAAAGAGATGATTACAGACGTAAATCATCTGCAGAAAGAATCAGGCGATATGACGGAAAGATTAATCAAAGGCGAACCGGTTGAAATTCACGACGTTATGATTGCCTCTCAAAAAGCAAGAACTGCTTTCCAATTGTTGCTCGAACTTCGCAACAAAGGGCTGGATTTGTATCGTGAAGTTAACCGTATGCAAGTTTAA
- the flgC gene encoding flagellar basal body rod protein FlgC, translated as MASNIFTSFDTSGQGMTVQRMRLSAVANNIANANTTKGPDGKPYQREVVVVRAVADSPFERELEAQIQIVKTNDEHGPNIKDTLAPDEPKVLQAKTVKDNTPPRLVYDPHHPEADEQGYVHMPNINIVTEMVEMITAQRAFDANTQVVDAAKNVARYSLEI; from the coding sequence ATGGCAAGTAATATATTTACTTCTTTCGATACAAGTGGTCAAGGGATGACAGTCCAACGAATGAGACTGTCAGCAGTGGCTAATAACATAGCAAATGCAAATACAACCAAAGGTCCCGACGGCAAACCCTACCAAAGGGAAGTCGTGGTGGTCAGAGCTGTAGCCGATAGCCCCTTCGAGAGAGAATTGGAAGCTCAAATTCAGATTGTGAAAACCAATGATGAGCATGGACCAAATATCAAAGACACTCTTGCTCCCGATGAACCAAAGGTTTTGCAGGCAAAAACTGTCAAGGACAACACACCTCCCCGACTTGTATATGACCCGCATCATCCTGAAGCCGATGAGCAGGGATATGTCCATATGCCAAATATCAATATTGTGACTGAAATGGTAGAGATGATTACTGCTCAAAGAGCCTTTGATGCTAACACCCAGGTAGTGGATGCCGCAAAAAATGTGGCACGATATTCACTTGAAATTTGA
- the flgB gene encoding flagellar basal body rod protein FlgB: MILRFHMFKNRLPLMNSALDAYSERQKVHSKNIANVNSPHYRPQQVKFEEFFHEQQIALGGSETQSRHIPLGASSGEFATAERENAPVPSSEVYFSGETHVNIDKEMSEMAQNQIKFRFASQMISKYFRGLTQVISGNISNQ, from the coding sequence ATGATATTACGATTTCACATGTTCAAAAACAGATTGCCCCTTATGAATTCGGCATTAGATGCGTATTCGGAGCGGCAAAAAGTTCATTCGAAGAACATTGCCAATGTGAATTCACCTCATTATCGTCCGCAACAGGTCAAATTTGAGGAGTTTTTTCATGAGCAACAAATCGCATTAGGTGGCAGCGAAACGCAATCTCGACATATTCCATTGGGCGCGTCGAGTGGCGAATTTGCTACAGCTGAACGAGAGAATGCTCCTGTCCCTTCATCGGAAGTCTATTTTTCCGGCGAAACACATGTGAATATTGATAAAGAAATGTCAGAAATGGCTCAAAACCAAATCAAATTCAGATTTGCATCTCAAATGATAAGCAAATATTTCAGGGGTTTAACTCAAGTGATTTCCGGTAATATCAGCAATCAGTAA
- a CDS encoding TolC family protein, whose amino-acid sequence MKRIIFAIILLLPIIVHSQQIFTLEDLVRESLLNNYSIKIGKVSEQIAEKNVNIGNAGMLPRIDITRSFQYSMTDLEIQLATGQRIGSVDNITKTNNAGLQVGLTLFDGLAMFANFDKLKDLRERSKIELKIMIETMTRELALNYFNALKQESNMKILSSSLELHDKRIERIRNRMEFGAALNLELLRVQVDKNTDSSSFMQSELAFTNFLRALNYLSGANIIRQIQPDSVINFANLQNIDALRESMYENNATLMRAVINKEISEKDRKLVLAQFYPRITATAGYNYSRSEADAGFFLVNQSEGLAGGINLQWNVMDGSRHIINAQNSKLMIEIQEINIEMVRANLDMLLHNMYENYSRRLAIYELEQSNIAIAQSNFDRTSEEYDLGRATYIEFREAQLNLMRSQERINNAKYDAKFAEIELQILTGTFQIAE is encoded by the coding sequence ATGAAAAGAATCATTTTTGCTATAATATTATTGCTCCCTATCATAGTTCATTCGCAGCAAATTTTCACGCTCGAAGATTTGGTTCGTGAATCACTTTTGAACAATTATTCGATAAAAATCGGGAAAGTGAGCGAACAAATTGCCGAGAAAAACGTAAATATCGGCAATGCCGGAATGCTGCCACGGATTGATATTACTCGTTCATTTCAATATTCAATGACTGACCTCGAGATACAATTGGCAACAGGACAGCGAATCGGAAGCGTGGATAACATCACTAAAACCAATAACGCCGGACTTCAAGTCGGATTGACCTTGTTTGACGGGCTTGCCATGTTTGCAAATTTTGATAAGCTGAAAGATTTACGCGAAAGAAGCAAAATCGAACTAAAGATAATGATTGAAACTATGACTCGCGAGCTTGCTTTGAATTACTTCAATGCTTTGAAGCAAGAATCAAATATGAAGATTTTGTCCTCAAGTCTTGAATTGCACGATAAGCGAATTGAAAGAATCAGGAATCGGATGGAATTCGGTGCGGCACTGAATTTGGAATTGCTGCGCGTACAAGTCGATAAAAACACGGACAGTTCTTCATTTATGCAATCCGAATTGGCATTTACTAATTTCTTGCGTGCCTTGAATTATCTAAGCGGAGCAAATATAATCCGCCAAATCCAACCGGATAGTGTCATAAATTTTGCAAATTTGCAAAATATTGATGCACTGCGAGAATCAATGTATGAAAATAATGCTACGCTAATGCGCGCCGTGATTAACAAAGAGATTTCCGAAAAGGACAGAAAGCTCGTTTTGGCGCAGTTCTATCCGCGCATTACTGCAACAGCCGGCTATAACTATTCTCGTTCGGAAGCTGATGCGGGGTTTTTCCTTGTCAACCAATCCGAAGGTTTGGCAGGTGGAATTAATCTGCAATGGAATGTGATGGATGGCTCGAGACATATTATAAATGCACAAAATTCGAAGTTGATGATTGAAATTCAAGAAATCAATATCGAAATGGTCAGAGCAAATTTGGACATGCTACTCCATAACATGTACGAAAATTATTCGCGGCGTTTGGCTATTTATGAACTCGAACAATCGAATATCGCTATTGCCCAAAGCAATTTCGACCGCACGAGTGAGGAATATGATTTGGGACGAGCGACTTACATTGAGTTCCGCGAAGCACAACTTAATCTTATGCGAAGTCAAGAGCGAATCAACAATGCCAAATACGATGCAAAATTTGCCGAAATTGAATTGCAAATCCTAACTGGCACATTTCAAATAGCCGAATAA